Proteins encoded in a region of the Drosophila busckii strain San Diego stock center, stock number 13000-0081.31 chromosome 2L, ASM1175060v1, whole genome shotgun sequence genome:
- the LOC108608265 gene encoding transmembrane protein 230: MLHNANKSDSRRRLNATGASASPGGDYIRVGEGPTETDGFVHEQWVLPDVEEKTPWKTIAIIFVLFVGGSICIFCAAMDLKAGSFKDSTDRFWALVIIGGLTIIPGGYYFYILVCIGLRRPGYSMDDIRRLG, from the exons ATGCTGCATAATGCCAATAAATCTGACTCGAGACGGCGTCTTAATGCGACTGGAGCGTCTGCCTCGCCTGGCGGAGACTATATAAGAGTTGGCGAGGGACCTACAGAAACAGATGGCTTTGTACATGAACAGTGGGTATTGCCAGATGTGGAGGAAAAAACGCCTTGGAAAACcattgcaataatatttgttttgtttgtgggtGGATCG atttgCATTTTCTGCGCGGCTATGGACTTGAAGGCTGGCAGCTTTAAAGATAGTACAGACCGATTTTGGGCGCTTGTAATAATAGGTGGACTAACAATTATACCTGGTGGTTACTACTTTTATATTCTCGTCTGTATTGGTCTACGCCGTCCAGGTTACTCGATGGATGATATACGCCGTCTGGGCtaa